The following coding sequences are from one Nicotiana tomentosiformis chromosome 3, ASM39032v3, whole genome shotgun sequence window:
- the LOC104106785 gene encoding protein LATERAL ORGAN BOUNDARIES-like, which translates to MASSSSSYNSPCAACKFLRRKCLPGCIFAPYFPPEEPQKFINVHKIFGASNVTKLLNELLPHQREDAVNSLAYEAEARVRDPVYGCVGAISFLQRQVERLQKELDAANADLIRYACNDYTPPPPLPGTQGINMAAFRQRPVEFSRGFHQTPSFPIPYSIPNNWNDQNSSGNIQGGGGGGGGGASI; encoded by the coding sequence ATGGCTTCATCCAGCAGCTCATACAACTCTCCTTGTGCAGCCTGCAAATTCCTAAGGAGAAAATGTCTACCTGGCTGTATTTTTGCACCTTACTTCCCACCCGAGGAGCCACAAAAATTCATTAACGTCCACAAAATCTTCGGCGCAAGCAATGTCACTAAGCTTCTTAATGAGCTCTTGCCTCACCAAAGAGAGGACGCCGTCAACTCTTTAGCCTACGAAGCCGAGGCAAGAGTAAGGGATCCCGTTTATGGCTGCGTTGGCGCTATCTCTTTCCTTCAACGCCAAGTTGAGCGCCTCCAAAAGGAGCTCGACGCCGCTAACGCCGATTTGATTCGCTATGCTTGCAATGACTACACACCCCCGCCGCCTTTACCTGGAACACAAGGAATTAACATGGCTGCTTTTCGCCAAAGGCCAGTTGAGTTTAGTAGAGGTTTTCATCAAACACCTAGTTTTCCTATCCCATATTCTATCCCTAATAATTGGAATGATCAAAACTCTTCTGGAAATATccaaggaggaggaggaggaggaggaggaggagcaaGTATTTGA